Proteins co-encoded in one Epinephelus moara isolate mb chromosome 13, YSFRI_EMoa_1.0, whole genome shotgun sequence genomic window:
- the metrn gene encoding meteorin: MHAFGVWINAIWILLFAIFHEAFSSYSEDQCSWRGSGLSQQQGSVEQISLHCSEGTLDWLYPKGALRLTLSPRLPSVAVGPGGSSSGLITACVKPSEQFHGAQLYLERDGVLELLVGDRLESSPPPRVRCFSRLPGERVALFLQATPHQDISRRIASFRYELRGDWTARLSLDSNPISSEEACRPCNNTEILMAVCTSDFVVRGNIRSVVEDDNLRAAVIKVSATRVFRQKYALFTGNSRLSSRGEVRTLLQCGVKPGPGSFLFTGRVHFGEAWLGCAPRYKDFQRAYTIAKAAQQIPCELPVD, translated from the exons ATGCATGCTTTCGGGGTTTGGATTAACGCAATTTGGATTTTactttttgccatttttcaCGAAGCTTTTTCGAGCTACTCTGAAGACCAGTGCAGCTGGAGAGGCAG TGGTTTGTCCCAGCAGCAGGGCAGCGTGGAGCAGATCTCCCTCCACTGCTCTGAGGGCACACTGGACTGGCTGTATCCCAAAGGGGCCCTGCGCCTCACCCTCTCACCCCGCCTGCCCTCTGTGGCGGTGGGGCCAGGCGGCAGCAGCTCGGGCCTCATCACGGCCTGCGTCAAGCCCTCGGAGCAGTTCCACGGAGCCCAGCTGTACCTGGAGAGAGATGGGGTCCTGGAGCTCCTGGTAGGGGACCGTCTGGAGTCTTCGCCCCCGCCGAGGGTTCGCTGCTTCAGCCGCCTGCCTGGGGAGAGGGTGGCTCTCTTCCTGCAGGCTACGCCTCATCAGGACATCAGCAGGAGGATCGCCTCCTTTCGGTACGAGCTGAGAGGGGACTGGACTGCACGCCTGTCGCTGGACTCCAACCCCATCAGCAGTGAAG AGGCCTGCAGACCCTGCAACAACACCGAGATCCTGATGGCTGTTTGCACCAGTGACTTTG TTGTGCGAGGTAACATCCGATCAGTGGTGGAAGACGATAACCTTCGAGCAGCGGTGATCAAAGTCAGCGCCACCCGGGTGTTTCGTCAGAAGTATGCCCTGTTCACCGGCAACAGTCGCCTGAGCAGCCggggtgaggtcaggactttgcTGCAATGTGGGGTCAAACCTGGGCCCGGCAGCTTTCTCTTCACCGGCCGGGTCCACTTCGGGGAGGCCTGGTTGGGCTGCGCTCCCCGTTACAAGGACTTCCAGCGGGCTTACACTATAGCCAAAGCAGCCCAGCAGATACCCTGTGAACTTCCAGTAGACTGA